In Calorimonas adulescens, the genomic window TTGACAATAGCTAAAATGACTGCTTCTGCTCTTAAGGATTCGGCAACCGGTGCAATGAGCATTGCTAGTATTAGTGTTACAGCAGCCGCCACAGCAGGTTCAATCAGCGCTTATATAGATGTAATTGATAAAGCAATCAACCAAGTTTCTGGTGAAAGAGCAAAACTTGGTGCTGTACAAAACAGGTTGGAACACACAATAAATAACCTGTCCACAGCCTCGGAGAACCTGACAGCAGCAGAATCTCGTATCAGAGATACAGACATGGCCAAAGAGATGATGGAGTTCACCAAGAACAACATACTCCAGCAGGCAGCAACTGCAATGCTGGCGCAAGCAAATGCTCAGCCTCAGACTGTACTGCAGCTTTTAAAATAACATAATCTACTTTTAAAAGCCGGCCGGTTTTCCGGCCGGCTTTTAAATACTGGAGGTTAAAAAATGACTGACAATTTACTTGAAGATACATTTAAAGAACTAATATCATATTTACCAAAATTAATCAGCGGTATTGACTCATGCATTGACTCTTTCAGAAATGGTGATATAAACCACGGAATATCGCTGTTATATGACATACTAAACGGCATCGACTGGTCTTTAGATGCTATTGCATTAACAAAACCTCTACATGATACACATATTGATATACAAAATGTAAATAATGTCCTTAATAACCTTTCCACTGCTATAAGAGACAAGGATTACATTTTAACTGCCGATATGTTAGAATACGAGGTAGAAACAGTTTTTATGAAATTTATTGATGCTATAGAAAAAAAGTTTGGTGATGCAAATGGAGGATAATTTTCACATTTCAATAAAACACTCAAAAAGCAGTGTAGATACAGCTACAGTTGACATAAATGGTAAGGAGTACTACATACACAGCCTATATGACCCCATTGCTGAAGCAAAAAGATGGGTCTCAAATATAGAATTAAAAGAAGGCTCAATCTTTGTGGTTTTTGGTCTGGGATTAGGTTATCATATTATAGAACTATGTAAACTGCTTGATAATTCATCTAAGGTCATTGTAATAGAACCATCAAAAGAACTCATTGACATTTTTATCAAAAAAAATGGTCTAAACGACTTAATCTCAAACGGCCAATTGATAATTTGTAACGCTTCATTAAAGACTGAAATATATAATGTTTTATCTAACTCTATTACCTATGATGCTATTGATAGGGTTTATCTTTATGTATTTGGCCAATATGGAAATTTATTCAAAGAATCTTACAATGTTTTTCTTGAAGCGTTCAAGGAATGCATAAACGCCAAGCGGATAGATATAAACACATCACTTTTTTTTGCTGAGAGGTGGCAAAAGAATGTTATATTAAATCTGCCTTACGTAATCGACTCAGTACCCTTTAAGGGCTTGATTAATATGTTTAAAAATAGGCCGGGTATAATAATATCTGCAGGGCCTTCATTAAATAAAAATATAGAACTGCTAAAAGAAGCCAAAAATAAAGCTGTACTTATGGCTGTCGGCACATCCGTAAAAGCGCTTTTAAAGCACAACATCATCCCTGATTTTGTCGTTGCTATTGATGGTTCAGTTGGAAATTACAAGCATTTCAAGAATATTGAGGTTGATTGTCCTTTAGTTTATGACCTGTACCTATACCCAGAAATAGTCGAAGAATATAAAGGGCCTAAAATAATTTCAGTATCTTCATGCCCCTATACCCCTTGGATAGCAAAAGAATTGGATGAAGATTTTGGTTTCATAAATGCCGGTCCTACTGTAGCTAATATGGCATTTGATTTTGCAAGGCAGCTTGGATGCAATCCTATAATATTTGTCGGTCAGGACCTGGCCTACACTGATAACAAGACTCACGCAGATGGTACAACCTACGAGGGACAACGTATAGAAAACCCCGAAAGTGAAAATTATATTTATGTTGACGATATATATGGGAATAAGGTATTGTCAAGCAAAGCCTTCCTCTCCTTTAAAACATGGTTTGAAGACCAGATATATCAGCATCCTGATAGAACCTATATAGACGCCACCGAAGGAGGCGCATATATAAAGGGTACAAAAATAATGACTCTGAGAGATGTCATCAATAAATACTGTTATAGCACTATCGATGTCAAAAAAGCTCTTAATGAATATTTTAGCACTTTTAATGGCTATAGAAAGGAAAATATACAAAAACTGGTATCTGACCTAAAAGATATCGAAAAACAGATAGAGAAGTTAGAGCCCTTATGTGAACGTGGCGAAAAGTTATCCAAAAGGCTCCTTGACGTATATAAAAAAAATATAGGCTACGATGCAGGTAAGCTCCTCAAAGACCTCGACAAGATCGATAAAGAAATAAAAGAATATAAGGATGGACTTGGATTTTTATCTATCATGCTGCACGTAGTTGCCTTTAAAGTGACAAAAGGATTTGAGCCCCAAGATAATGAAACAGAGAAGGAAAAGGGCATACGAGTCTCAAACATGTCTTTTGCCTTATATAATGGCATGTTAACAGCCATGCAAGAAATTAAGCCATATCTCGCGAGATGTATCGAGAACATCCAAAGCAAATACTTAAAATAACATGCTTTTAGTCAAAATAGGTCGTATGGTTACTTTTTATTTCCAATTATAGATTAAATATTCTCCAAGGTATGTAGACAGCAATGATGTTTAACATACCTTGACTCTTATTTCATTATTTACTGTTATTTAACAGAAATATCTTTTGTTTTCATCAAAAATTCAGCAAACTTCAAATCCAATTCATCATCAACATCTACAGATCTTTCTTTTGGCATTATGTATGCATATGTTTTATCCCCATAGAAACTATTACATTGTTTTATATAATCCCATTTAGCTAAATATATTGCTCCATTTAAACGATAATAAGTTTTCAACTCTTGTCTGTTCTTATCCAATACTTCTTTATCTATAAAGTCTTTCATACACAAATCTTCTCTCAATGTATTCATCCATAATGGTGAATGCTCAGCCTCACAAACTGACACAATAGCATCAGCATTCTTCTCAAAAAATAAGTTTAATGCATTTTTAATATCTTCTGAATTTCTTAATGGGGATGTAGGCTGTAAAAGCATCAATAAATCAAATTTCTCATTATGATCTTCAAGCCACCGCATCGCGTGTAATACGACATCAATTCCTTTTGCTTCATCTGTTGCTAATACTTCTGGGCGTATAAAAGGAACTTCTGCACCATATTTTTTAGATACATCCGCTATATTAATATCATCGGTCGATACAATTATTTTGTCAAAAAAACCTGCCTGCAACGCTGCTTCAATAGCATAAGAAATAAGAGGTTTACCTGAAAGGTGTCTTAAATTCTTTCGTGGAATCCCTTTAGAACCTCCTCGCGCAGGTATTAATGCTAATATCGTTTGACCATTATACATTTATATCACCATATAATTTTCTAAAATATTCCAATGTGGTTTTGTATTCCTCCCATTGTCCTACATCGAACCATTTTGAACTTATAGGATAGACCCCTACCTTAAAACCACATTCTTTAGATTTCAATAAAAGATCAGGCATATTTACAGGTTGACCTTCAGGAATCAAATCTATGATTTCAGGCTCTAAAACATAAATACCAGAGTTTATAACAAAGTAATATTCTGGTTTTTCAGTTATTCGCTCAAGAATACCATCTTTAACATCCAAAACGCCATAAGGGATCTGCATATTTTTTATAACGCCAACAATAGTCGCCTGATTACTATTACTCCTATGGTACTTTAATAATTCGTCAAAATCAACCTCAACAATTACATCACAATTTGAAACTATAAATGATTCCTTTAGCATGTTCTTAGCCAATTGAAGTGCTCCAGCAGTCCCTAAAAATTCCTTTTCATTTGTATATGTAATGTTGTAACCGTCTGGATTTTCTGAAAAATATAATTTTATCATCTCGGCCTTGTAATTAAGCGCTATGATAAAGTTATTAAAACCATATTTTTTAAAATTACTCATTATAACCTCTATTATTGGTTTTTCCCCAATAGGTATTAGCGGCTTGGGAAGTATTTTGGTAAATGGGTCCAACCTTGTCCCCTTTCCTCCCGCCATTATAAAGACATAGTTTGATTTATTGGTATATTGCTTAACTCCAAATAATTCTTCAATCATTATTAAGTCTATAACTGTATTACTAACATCTAAAACCGGTACAACTCTAATTTTATACTTCAACATCAGTTCATAAGCTTTATCTTCTTCGCCTTTATATACAAACCTAGGCGACCTATTCATTATCTCTCCAATAAATTCGTCCAGTGATATGTTTTTTAAAATAGACCTTCTTATATCTCCATCAGCAACAGTACCAATCAATCTATTGTGGTCATCAACCACAATCAGAATCTGTAACCCATTATCATTTATCTTTTTTATTGCATCTCTTATTGTGCAATTTGCATGGGCCAAAGCATTTTTTACAATATCCTTCATAAAAAATCTCCTCATCCGCTCATAAGATATATTATCTATAACCAATAATCTTCCCTGGAACACCTGTGACAACAGCATTATCAAGAACGTCATTTATAATAACCGTTCCCGCTCCAATCAGCGCATTTTTTCCTATTTTTATACCCTGAATTATTACTGCTCCAATACCTACAAAACTTTCATCTCCAATCTCAACACCACCTGCAATTTTAGAACCTGGAGCAATATGCACATGATCTCCAATTCTACAATCGTGTTCCACTACTGCTGCAGTATTTATTATAACGTTATTACCAACTTCTGCATCCGGACCAATTACTGATTCAGCCATAACCACATTTCCCTCACCAAATTTACTATATTGGGAAATCACTGCTTTAGGATGAAACACATTTACCATATTAAAACCTATACTTTTTGCAGCATTATATAGGTTTTTCCTTATCTTATTATCTCCTGTACTTCCCACCGCTATCAAGGCATGTTTAATACCTTTATTATAAAAATCACATAAACATTCGTCACTACCTATTATGGGAACGCCCAATATTCGCCCACCTATTCTTTCGTTTTCTTTATCTATAAGCCCTACAATCTTATAAGTATCCACGGTTTTCAGAATTTCCAATATAGCCTTAGCATGTCCACCAGCACCAATTAAAATCAATTCTTCCAAATAAATCCCCCATCTCCACTCCTTTTAATTCATTCTAACATATCCAAGCTAATTATTGTATCTTTTAAAATATCAATCTTAGCTTTCCTACCTATTATGTAACCTATATCTTTTGGCGGTATACCAGTTCCAGGTCTTTTTACCGTCAGCATATCCCTTTCTATGACCATACCTCTTTTTATATCACAATCTGTTACAACGCTTTTGCGCGCCACCTTCCTAGCATTTTCTTCAGCATACATACATCTCTTTATCCCATCCCCCAATGAACATTCTACGTTTCTTATGCTATTTATCATTTGCTTAAATTCAAAAGGCTCCAATGAAGCTTTATGATCAGGCCCCGGTAAATTTTTATCAAGTGTAAAATGCTTCTCAATAACTTTTGCCCCCAGTGCTACTGCTGCTATCGGAACCTCAATGCCTAATGTATGATCTGAATAACCAACTGAAAACTTAAATGCATTTTTAAGAGTAAGCATTGCATTCAAATTCACATCTCTGTAGTCTGCCGGGTAGTTTGATATACAATGTAAAAGTATGATTTTCTCATTACCTGTTTTCCTTATAGTGTCTATCGCATCTTCTATTTCTCCAAGATCAGACATCCCCGTTGATATTATCATTGGTTTATTTCTTCGCGCAATATATTCAATAAATGGCAAATTAGTAATATCACCTGATCCTATCTTATATGCAGCTACATCACATTTATCCAATACATCAGCACTCTCAAAATCAAAAGGAGTAGATAAATAAATTATACCCATTTGCTGGCAATATTTCATAAGCTCAATATGTTGATCATATGTAAGTTCTAATTTTTTTAGCATATCATATTGCGATTCATTTTCATCAGTGGTTTTTTTCTGATATTCAGCTTTTTCTGCGTTTTTTAGCACCAAGTTCTCAGCTTTAAAAATTTGAAACTTAATTGCATCTGCTCCAGTTTCCACAGCTGCATCTATCATTTTTTTGGCCAATTCTACACTTCCGTTATGATTTACCCCTGCCTCTGCGATTATAAAAGCAGGAGAATCCTCACCTATAATTCTATCACCTATTTTTATCATATGGTCATCCCACTTTCATATCTTATATAATTCCTTACATTATGTGATTTGTATTTCTAATTATAATAATTTTAACCCCTTCCACCTTGTCAATACTATTTTTCGTTGATATCACTTTTAAAACCTTTCTCTTACAAGCATAAATGCTTCAGCATAATCAACACCACATGATGCCCCCCTATATCTTGCTAATGCTTTTATATTGTCTAAACTTCTAGGTAAAGGTGGATACTGAACTTCCGACTGATATATATTCATAATTTGCATTTTTTCATCAATAAAATCAGTTATATTACTATACACGTTAGGTATAAAAATATTTTCTGGAAAACCTGGTGCTATTTCAGTTTCTGAGATACATTCATACATGAGTATTCTTTTGATAAATGGATATCTAAAACTTTTAGTACAACTTATTAATGCCTTGGCCGCAATTTGATGATCAGTATGTATATCTGATCTATTATTCATATAAATAATTTCTGGTTTTATTTCATTAATCACTTGTGATGTAGAATTTATTAGATTACTAAAATCTACTGCGTGCAATTTTGTAGTATTAAATCCCAGTTCATACACCATTTCGAAGCCATAAATATTAGAAACATCTTGAATCTGCTTTTTTCTTTTCTCCATAAATTCTCTGCTAAAACTTAACGATTCATCTGGTTTTGTAATTATCATCCAAAATAACTCATCACCGTATGTTTTATGTTTTAATAATGTACCACCACAGCCTAATGTTTCATCATCTGGATGAACCGAAACAACCAATACTTTCATACTATCACCTTTTGTAAGTTTATGTTTGGGCTAATATACAATCTGTTTATTCAATAACTTTGAATCTATTGGAGTATTTAATACTATATCTACTATTCTTTTCGAACTATAACCATCTCCATATGGATTAGAACAATTTTTACACATATTAATAAACTCTTTATCATTTATAGCTTTATTTATAGCTTCTTTTATTTTTTCTTTATCATGGGGTACGAAAATTATATTTTCAGAATGTTGTCTTTGTCTTTGCCTGTTTCCAACATTAACAACCGGTATCTTCAAAAAAGGTGCCTCTAATATGCCTGAACTTGAATTTCCCAGCAACAAAGCAGTTTTTCTTTGTAAATTGACAAATATATCTCTGGGTAAAGTTTTATATGCTTTTATAAAATCATATTTTTGTTCAAACTCATTTATTACTTTTATCATTTCATATGACCCTGCATCTGAATTAGGATATATTATTATCGTATAATAACCCAACTCACTAACCGCTTGTAAAGTTATTCGCATCTGTTCCCCTGCTTGACCAACTTCTGAACTTAACGGATGTTGAATCAATAATATAAATGAAGTGTTTTCTTTTAAATCCGTTCCTAATTTTTTATTTATACAATCGAATGATAAATCAGGTTGCTTTCTTATAGAATCTAATGCAGGATTGCCTACTACATGAACTCTCCACGGTTCTTCGCCCATTTTTAGAATTCTCTCTCCATTTTCTCTTGTAACAGGAAAATGTAAGTGTGCCAATTTAGTTACTGCATGTCTCACAGAATCATCTATA contains:
- a CDS encoding motility associated factor glycosyltransferase family protein: MEDNFHISIKHSKSSVDTATVDINGKEYYIHSLYDPIAEAKRWVSNIELKEGSIFVVFGLGLGYHIIELCKLLDNSSKVIVIEPSKELIDIFIKKNGLNDLISNGQLIICNASLKTEIYNVLSNSITYDAIDRVYLYVFGQYGNLFKESYNVFLEAFKECINAKRIDINTSLFFAERWQKNVILNLPYVIDSVPFKGLINMFKNRPGIIISAGPSLNKNIELLKEAKNKAVLMAVGTSVKALLKHNIIPDFVVAIDGSVGNYKHFKNIEVDCPLVYDLYLYPEIVEEYKGPKIISVSSCPYTPWIAKELDEDFGFINAGPTVANMAFDFARQLGCNPIIFVGQDLAYTDNKTHADGTTYEGQRIENPESENYIYVDDIYGNKVLSSKAFLSFKTWFEDQIYQHPDRTYIDATEGGAYIKGTKIMTLRDVINKYCYSTIDVKKALNEYFSTFNGYRKENIQKLVSDLKDIEKQIEKLEPLCERGEKLSKRLLDVYKKNIGYDAGKLLKDLDKIDKEIKEYKDGLGFLSIMLHVVAFKVTKGFEPQDNETEKEKGIRVSNMSFALYNGMLTAMQEIKPYLARCIENIQSKYLK
- a CDS encoding cytidylyltransferase domain-containing protein; amino-acid sequence: MYNGQTILALIPARGGSKGIPRKNLRHLSGKPLISYAIEAALQAGFFDKIIVSTDDINIADVSKKYGAEVPFIRPEVLATDEAKGIDVVLHAMRWLEDHNEKFDLLMLLQPTSPLRNSEDIKNALNLFFEKNADAIVSVCEAEHSPLWMNTLREDLCMKDFIDKEVLDKNRQELKTYYRLNGAIYLAKWDYIKQCNSFYGDKTYAYIMPKERSVDVDDELDLKFAEFLMKTKDISVK
- a CDS encoding nucleotidyltransferase family protein; translated protein: MKDIVKNALAHANCTIRDAIKKINDNGLQILIVVDDHNRLIGTVADGDIRRSILKNISLDEFIGEIMNRSPRFVYKGEEDKAYELMLKYKIRVVPVLDVSNTVIDLIMIEELFGVKQYTNKSNYVFIMAGGKGTRLDPFTKILPKPLIPIGEKPIIEVIMSNFKKYGFNNFIIALNYKAEMIKLYFSENPDGYNITYTNEKEFLGTAGALQLAKNMLKESFIVSNCDVIVEVDFDELLKYHRSNSNQATIVGVIKNMQIPYGVLDVKDGILERITEKPEYYFVINSGIYVLEPEIIDLIPEGQPVNMPDLLLKSKECGFKVGVYPISSKWFDVGQWEEYKTTLEYFRKLYGDINV
- a CDS encoding acetyltransferase, with translation MEELILIGAGGHAKAILEILKTVDTYKIVGLIDKENERIGGRILGVPIIGSDECLCDFYNKGIKHALIAVGSTGDNKIRKNLYNAAKSIGFNMVNVFHPKAVISQYSKFGEGNVVMAESVIGPDAEVGNNVIINTAAVVEHDCRIGDHVHIAPGSKIAGGVEIGDESFVGIGAVIIQGIKIGKNALIGAGTVIINDVLDNAVVTGVPGKIIGYR
- the neuB gene encoding N-acetylneuraminate synthase → MIKIGDRIIGEDSPAFIIAEAGVNHNGSVELAKKMIDAAVETGADAIKFQIFKAENLVLKNAEKAEYQKKTTDENESQYDMLKKLELTYDQHIELMKYCQQMGIIYLSTPFDFESADVLDKCDVAAYKIGSGDITNLPFIEYIARRNKPMIISTGMSDLGEIEDAIDTIRKTGNEKIILLHCISNYPADYRDVNLNAMLTLKNAFKFSVGYSDHTLGIEVPIAAVALGAKVIEKHFTLDKNLPGPDHKASLEPFEFKQMINSIRNVECSLGDGIKRCMYAEENARKVARKSVVTDCDIKRGMVIERDMLTVKRPGTGIPPKDIGYIIGRKAKIDILKDTIISLDMLE
- a CDS encoding PIG-L deacetylase family protein, which gives rise to MKVLVVSVHPDDETLGCGGTLLKHKTYGDELFWMIITKPDESLSFSREFMEKRKKQIQDVSNIYGFEMVYELGFNTTKLHAVDFSNLINSTSQVINEIKPEIIYMNNRSDIHTDHQIAAKALISCTKSFRYPFIKRILMYECISETEIAPGFPENIFIPNVYSNITDFIDEKMQIMNIYQSEVQYPPLPRSLDNIKALARYRGASCGVDYAEAFMLVRERF
- the neuC gene encoding UDP-N-acetylglucosamine 2-epimerase, coding for MKKILAVTGIRSEYFILQPVFEEFVSKKDVCLKVVVTGAHLSPVHGYTYKLIERDGYDIIKLENLLSSDFLSGRCKSLGIQIMGLTDIVVRENPDWLLVLGDREESIATAIVGTYLNIPVAHICGGDRVVGNIDDSVRHAVTKLAHLHFPVTRENGERILKMGEEPWRVHVVGNPALDSIRKQPDLSFDCINKKLGTDLKENTSFILLIQHPLSSEVGQAGEQMRITLQAVSELGYYTIIIYPNSDAGSYEMIKVINEFEQKYDFIKAYKTLPRDIFVNLQRKTALLLGNSSSGILEAPFLKIPVVNVGNRQRQRQHSENIIFVPHDKEKIKEAINKAINDKEFINMCKNCSNPYGDGYSSKRIVDIVLNTPIDSKLLNKQIVY